The DNA region CGGAGCGGCAACCCGTCATCGAGCGGGTACAGCGCTACGGGATGGGTTACCGCTCCTCGGATAACCCATCCTGCAAACTGGCTCGGGCAACCCATCCTATGAGCAATACGTCTAGGGCGACGTTGGCGGGTGATACGGCGCCCAGTCGTTCGGCTCGCCGAACAACGCAACGAGTTCCTCCTTCGTTCTGGGCATCCGCACAAACGGACCGCCCTTGTTCGAACTCAGGAGGAATGGGTCAGATCTCGGCGCCTGGTTGCTGCACAGCCTGAACCATCTAAGTGAGCCACCGTCAAACCTAAAACTGTTGTCATCCTGAGTAAACAGCCTACCGCTCGCGTGTGGTGCTAGCTGCATCTCTTTCCAACCAAGGTCATCCGCGACATTCTCGGGAGTAATGTCAGGCAAATAGAACGTCTTTCCATCCGCCGTCTGGATATACACATCCGCGAGTTTGTTTCCAGAAACGACGTGAGTGCCAGGTTCCCACGTGTACTCGAAACCATCGTAGCGAACTCGTGTGAATCCTCCTTGATCACAGCCACTCCCCAAGAGGGTGGCGATCAGCAGCAAGAACGTTTTCGGTTTGACGAGAATGGATCCGCGATGGTCCGTGTGCAAAGCGACCACCGTAGCCGGTAGAGGTTTGTATGTTCGGTTCATGGCTCCCCACTCACATCTCCAGCGCCTTATCCGAAATATCCTTCCGACACCAAGCCCCCTGCCAGCGGATCGCCTTCACCGCGCGGTACGCGTTCAGCTTCGCCTGAGAGATCGTATCGCCTAGCGCGGTGACGCTTAGCACGCGGCCGCCGGCGTTGACCACGCTGCCGTCGATGCTGGCGGTGCCGGAGTGGAAGACTTTGACGTTGGGCATCTTGGCGGCATCGTCCAGGCCGCGGATCACGAAGCCAGTTTCGTACTTGCCGGGGTAGCCGTCGCTGGCCATCACGACGCACACGCTGGGGCGAGGGTCCCACTCCAGCGGGGGGAGCTCTTCGAGCCGGCGGTCGGCGGTGTATTCCAGCAGGTCGACGATGTCGCTCCGCAGCCGCATCAGCAGCGGCTGGCACTCGGGGTCGCCGAAGCGGACGTTGTACTCCAGCACGCGCGGGCCCTGCTTGGTCATCATCAGCCCCGCGTACAGCACGCCGCTCATCGGGCGGCGTTTGCGTTTCATGTGGTGGATGGTGGGGACCAGCACGTCTGCCTCGATCTTCTCGAGCAGCTCGGCGGTGATCGCCGGCGTGGGGCAGTAGGCGCCCATGCCGCCGGTGTTGGGGCCGCGGTCGCGGTCGTAGGCGGGCTTGTGGTCTTGCGCGGGGGGCAGGGTGACCAGCGCTTGGCCGTCCGTGATGGCCAGCACGCTTACTTCTTGGCCGACCAGGCGTTCCTCGATCACCAGCTTGGCGCCCGCTTCGCCGAACTCCCGCCGGCCCGCGATCGCCTCGACCGCTTCGAGCGCGTCGGTCCGCGTGCGGCAGACGATCACCCCCTTGCCCGCGGCCAGCCCGTCCGCCTTGACCACCACCGGCACGTCCTCGCGGTCGTTGAGGTAGGTCTTGGCGCTCTCGGCGTCGGGGAAGGTCTGGAAGTCGGCGGTGGGGACGTCGGCGTGGCGGAGCAGGTTCTTGCAGAAGACCTTGCTCGCCTCGAGCTCCGCGGCCGCCTTGGTGGGGCCGAAGACTTTGAGGCCTTCGCTCTGGAACGCGTCGACCATGCCGGCGGCCAGCGGCGCCTCGGGGCCGACGACGGTCAGGCCGACCTCGTTCTTCTTGGCGAACGCGGTCAGCCGGGCGGCGTCGGTGGCGGAAATATCTACATTCTCGGCGTCGAGCCCGGTGCCGGCGTTGCCGGGGGCCACGAACACCGTATCCACGCGCTTGCTCTGGGAAATCTTCCACGCCAGCGCGTGCTCACGGCCGCCGGCGCCGATGACTAGAACCTTCATGCTTTTTGCTCCTGGGAATCCAGAAGTTTTACCACGAAGGGCCGGAAGACGCACGGCGACGGACGATGGCCACGAAAAGGCACAAAAAGCACAAGAAGATCGGGTAAGATGGGTGGTTCGTTTCCCCTTGGATTGGCCAGCTTACTTCGTCCTTCCGTCGTGCTTCTTCGTGTCCTTCGTAGTTAGCTCCGTCCCGAGAGAATCCCCATGCGAACCGTCTTCGCCCTAGTACTGCTTCTCCCCCTCACCGCCGGCGCTCAGGAGTGGGGGTCCATCAAGGGGCGGTTCGTGCTGAAGGGGGACGCCCCCGAGCCGCAGCCGGTAGAGGTGCGGACCGATGCGGTGTGTATCGCGGCGGCGCCGGTCGACCTGACGCTGGCCGTGGGGGATGGCGGGGGGCTGGCCAACGTAGTGGTGATGCTGCGTCCCGGGATTGGGGAAGAGGTGGCCGTGCATCCGGACTATGCGGCGGGGAAGGAGGAGCCGGTGGTGATCGACAACACCTGCTGCCGGTTCGACCCGCGGATCGTGCTGGTGCGCACCGGGCAAGAGCTGGTGATCAAGAACAGCGACAAGACGACGCACAACACCAACCTGGCGCTGTTCAACAACCCGGCGATCAACATCGTGCTGGCCAGCGGCGGCGAAGAACGCGTCACGCTCGCAGAGCCGGAGTCGGCGCCGATGCCGGTGGCCTGCAACGTCCACCCGTTCATGAAGGGCTTCGTGATGGTGCGGGACGATCCCTACGCCGCGGTGACCGACGCGGACGGCGCGTTCGAGCTCAAGAACCTTCCGGCCGGCGAGCACACCCTCGAGCTGTGGCACGAAACGGGCCGGCTGAAGGGGATCAGGTTCGCCGGAGAAACCAGTGACCGGCGGGGGCGGGTGACGGTTAAGGTTCCCGCGGGAGAGGCGTTGGACGTGGGGGAGGTGGTGGCGCCTGTGGAGATGTTGCGGTAGAGGGGCGAGGGGCTAGGGGCGAGGCGCGAGGACGCGCAGGCGGTGGGGGAGGTATTCGAGGGGTGGCTGGGGTCGCAGGCGTCAGCCGGAGCCCCCTGGCAGGGGCTCGGACCACGTCTGCTCAAGCAGTGGCGAACGCCTGGGGGCTCCGCTTCGCTACGACCCCAGGCACCCGGCCAAGGACGAAAACCTAACGACTAAGACCTAGAGATTAACGCCTTCCCAATCGCTATGACGTTCAATCGACTGCCCTGCTTGCTGACTGCGCTTGTGCTGGCGGCGGCCGGGTGCGCGGAGCCGGAGTTCTCGCCCGATCGGATGGTGCGGGTCGAGCTTGAGCCGCGTTCGACTCAGAACTTCTCGGCGACCGTAGCGCTGCGTTGGCTGTTTGGCGCCCCCGCCGAGCCGCGGATCCCCGCGGGGTCGGGGCTGGACCCTGCGCTGATCGAGCGGGCCGCGGGGAGTGTCGAGACGCAGAAGGTAGGCCACAACGAGGGGCTCTACCGCCAGCACTGCGTCCGCTGCCACGGCGTCACGGGCAACGGGCTGGGGCCCGCGGCGCTGTACCAGGCGCCCTACCCGCGGGATTTCCGCAAGGGGATCTTCAAGTGGAAGAGCACCTACCGCGGCCAGCCCCCGACGGTGGACGACCTGATGGCGGTGCTAGAGCACGGCGTGCCGGGGACGGCGATGCCCTCGTTTGCGAACCTGCCCGAAGACGAGCGGCGGTCGCTGGCGGAGTACGTGCGTTACTTGGCGATCCGTGGTCAAAGCGAGCAGGCGATCGTTTATCTCATGGTCGATTCGCTCGACGACGAAGAATCGCTCGATGTGGAGTCCAACCCCCGCCATCGCGACGCCGTACAGCAGGTCGTCGCCAAGCTAGACGCACGCTGGCGGCCAGAAAACCTGGATAGCGTCACTCCCCACGGCGACCGCCCCGCTACGCCCGACTCGGTCGCCCGCGGCCGCGAGTTGTTCCTCGGAAAGACCGCGGCGTGCTCAACGTGCCACGTCGACCAGCGCCCCCGAGGCGACCGGCACGACGACTACGACGATTGGAGCAAGCCCGTTTGGGAGCTGGCCGGCGAACGCGACCGGCTGGCGGCTCGCTTGGCGGATATGGCGCCGACCGACAGCGGATACGTGATGCTCGCCGAGGATGTAAAGCTCCGGCGGCAGACGCTCAAGGAGGCGCTGCCGCCTCGGCCAGTTTCGCCGCGGGTGTTCCCGGTACAAGCCTTTCACGGCGGCGGCGAGCGGGTCGACCTGTTCCGCCGCGTCCACCAAGGGATCGCCGGCACGCCGATGCCGGCCGCGGGTCCGCCGACGCCCGCGGGGGAGGGGGTCCTGAGCGAAGAAGAACTGTGGTGCTTGGTGGACTACATCCAGTCCACCAGCGCGGCGTGGGGGCAGCCATGACCGCCATGACCGCGCTTTCGCCGTGGCCGCACCGTTGGGCGGTGCTGCTGTGCGTGCTCACCTTCCCGCTGGTGTTTGTCGGCGCCCTGGTGACCAGCACCGACGCCGGCATGGCGGTGCCCGACTGGCCCGGCACGTACGGCTACAACCTGTTCCTCTACCCCTGGACCACCTGGCTGTTTGGCCCGTGGGACTTGTTCATCGAGCACGGCCACCGGCTGCTGGCGTCGCTGGTGGGGCTGGTGGCGATCGTCACGCTTGTGGTCTGTGTGCGGACCAGGGCGCCACGCGCCGTGGTTTGGCTCGCCGTGGGCGCCCTGGTGCTGGTGATCGCCCAGGGGGTGCTGGGGGGCATGCGGGTGGTGCTGGGGGACCGGCCGCTGGCGATGGCCCACGGCTGCCTGGGGCCGCTGTTCTTTGCCTGGACGGCCCTGCTGTGGGTCCGCTCGTCGACGGGCTGGGCACGCGCAGCCGAGCCCGGAACCTACCGCCTGGCCCGTTGGACGGCTGCTGCCTGCGGGGTGACGTACGTACAGCTCTGCCTGGGCGCCTTCCTCCGCCACGTGCCGGGCGACCCCTCGCCGCGGGCGTTCGGCCACGCGGTGCTGACCCACGTGACGCTGGCGGTCGTGATCGTGGGTCTGGTCGGCCTGGTCTGGCTGCTTAGCCGCAGAGCCCCCTCGAAAGGGCTGCGACAGATTGCCACAGCGATGGCGTGGGTAGCGGCTGCGCAGTTTACGCTAGGCCTTGGGTCGTGGGCGGCGCGGTACGCCCTCCCTGGTTGGGTGCAAGCCGCGGCCCCTACAATGACGGGGTCGGTCGGCGCCGCCGCGGCCCT from Pirellulimonas nuda includes:
- a CDS encoding COX15/CtaA family protein is translated as MTALSPWPHRWAVLLCVLTFPLVFVGALVTSTDAGMAVPDWPGTYGYNLFLYPWTTWLFGPWDLFIEHGHRLLASLVGLVAIVTLVVCVRTRAPRAVVWLAVGALVLVIAQGVLGGMRVVLGDRPLAMAHGCLGPLFFAWTALLWVRSSTGWARAAEPGTYRLARWTAAACGVTYVQLCLGAFLRHVPGDPSPRAFGHAVLTHVTLAVVIVGLVGLVWLLSRRAPSKGLRQIATAMAWVAAAQFTLGLGSWAARYALPGWVQAAAPTMTGSVGAAAALGWTQSLVLTAHVAGGALLLALSAAAALIAWRDAKDGH
- a CDS encoding c-type cytochrome — its product is MTFNRLPCLLTALVLAAAGCAEPEFSPDRMVRVELEPRSTQNFSATVALRWLFGAPAEPRIPAGSGLDPALIERAAGSVETQKVGHNEGLYRQHCVRCHGVTGNGLGPAALYQAPYPRDFRKGIFKWKSTYRGQPPTVDDLMAVLEHGVPGTAMPSFANLPEDERRSLAEYVRYLAIRGQSEQAIVYLMVDSLDDEESLDVESNPRHRDAVQQVVAKLDARWRPENLDSVTPHGDRPATPDSVARGRELFLGKTAACSTCHVDQRPRGDRHDDYDDWSKPVWELAGERDRLAARLADMAPTDSGYVMLAEDVKLRRQTLKEALPPRPVSPRVFPVQAFHGGGERVDLFRRVHQGIAGTPMPAAGPPTPAGEGVLSEEELWCLVDYIQSTSAAWGQP
- the purD gene encoding phosphoribosylamine--glycine ligase, coding for MKVLVIGAGGREHALAWKISQSKRVDTVFVAPGNAGTGLDAENVDISATDAARLTAFAKKNEVGLTVVGPEAPLAAGMVDAFQSEGLKVFGPTKAAAELEASKVFCKNLLRHADVPTADFQTFPDAESAKTYLNDREDVPVVVKADGLAAGKGVIVCRTRTDALEAVEAIAGRREFGEAGAKLVIEERLVGQEVSVLAITDGQALVTLPPAQDHKPAYDRDRGPNTGGMGAYCPTPAITAELLEKIEADVLVPTIHHMKRKRRPMSGVLYAGLMMTKQGPRVLEYNVRFGDPECQPLLMRLRSDIVDLLEYTADRRLEELPPLEWDPRPSVCVVMASDGYPGKYETGFVIRGLDDAAKMPNVKVFHSGTASIDGSVVNAGGRVLSVTALGDTISQAKLNAYRAVKAIRWQGAWCRKDISDKALEM